The stretch of DNA TGTTTTCAAACGGCAGGCGTTCCATCAGGGCACGCACGACGGTCAAGCCGCCGATACCGGAATCGAATACGCCTATGGGCTGTTTGGGATCAATCTGCATAGTAATTAATCGACTGAAGGTTGATGTTGCGAAAGCGCCCATTGTACATGTTCGCGCACGATTGCTGACGGGTGATCGGCATGCCGATTTAACGCTGCTACTATACCGGCACTGGGGGGCGCGTTGCCAAGTGCCACGGCAATATTGCGCAACCAGCGCTCATGGCCGATACGACGAATGGCGCTGCCTTGCAAACGCTGATTGAATTCATCTTCAGTCCATGCCAGCAAATCCACCAGCTGCGGACTATCCAGTCCGTTGCGCACACTAAAATCGGCGCTGCTGCTAGTTTTGGCAAAGCGGTTCCACGGGCACACCAACTGGCAATCATCACAGCCATAAATGCGATTGCCCATCAGCGGACGCAGTTCAACAGGAATCGCGCCGCTATGTTCGATAGTGAGGTAGGAAATACAGCGCCGGGCATCAAGATTATTGGGCGCGAGTATCGCCTGCGTCGGACAGACATCTATGCAGGCTTGGCAATCGCCGCAGTGCGCACTCACTGGCTGGTCTGCCGGTAGTGGTAAGTCGGTATAGATTTCCCCGAGGAAAAACCACGAGCCGGCGTCACGATTGAGCAGCAAAGTGTGCTTGCCGCGCCAGCCCAGCCCGGCCTTGCTCGCCAGCGCAACCTCCATCACCGGCGCCGAATCGGTAAACACACGGTAGTTGAACGTCCCCACTGCCTGATTAATGCGCTCCGCCAGCCGTTGCAGTTGCGTACGCATCACTTTATGGTAATCACGTCCTAGCGCATAACGTGAGATATACGCTAATTCGGGCTCAGCCATGACCTCCCAGCTACCGCGTGTATTTGGGGGCAAATAATCCATGCGCACCGAGATCACTCGCACGGTGCCCGGAACTAATTCGGCAGGGCGGGTACGCTTGCTGCCATGTTTTGCCATATAATCCATTTCACCGTGATAGCCTAGCGCTAGCCAGGCTAGCAGTTCAGTTTCCACCGCGCCCAGATCGCAGTCAGTAATACCCACGCCGTGAAAGCCGAGCTCCGCCCCCCAGACTTTAATCTGTTGCGCCAATACAACTAAATCGAGTTGATCATGATCCATACTGCTAATGATACCCTGCTCCGTTATTCCCGGCACCTTGCCGACGAATCCGCCACC from Sulfuriferula thiophila encodes:
- the queG gene encoding tRNA epoxyqueuosine(34) reductase QueG, whose amino-acid sequence is MDHDQLDLVVLAQQIKVWGAELGFHGVGITDCDLGAVETELLAWLALGYHGEMDYMAKHGSKRTRPAELVPGTVRVISVRMDYLPPNTRGSWEVMAEPELAYISRYALGRDYHKVMRTQLQRLAERINQAVGTFNYRVFTDSAPVMEVALASKAGLGWRGKHTLLLNRDAGSWFFLGEIYTDLPLPADQPVSAHCGDCQACIDVCPTQAILAPNNLDARRCISYLTIEHSGAIPVELRPLMGNRIYGCDDCQLVCPWNRFAKTSSSADFSVRNGLDSPQLVDLLAWTEDEFNQRLQGSAIRRIGHERWLRNIAVALGNAPPSAGIVAALNRHADHPSAIVREHVQWALSQHQPSVD